The Pseudodesulfovibrio sp. zrk46 genome contains a region encoding:
- the fliF gene encoding flagellar basal-body MS-ring/collar protein FliF has protein sequence MPPFIAEYWAKMSGFWSDRTMSQRILIAGLAVSVILAFGLMIFWMNKPDYKILMTNLYPEDANRIVSMLQAAKEDYVLEDNGRTIKVPADRVYELRLQVAGEGGLHGEGIGFEIFDEVQIGQTDFIQHINYQRALQGELARTITEFPQVEKTRVHLVIPQRSLFIEDQMPPSASIILQLKDEGKMAANEVQGIVNLVSMAVEGLDPKNITVTDMKGRPLYTPEDDSTGLALSNTQLEYKAEMERTTQRRIMELLGPVVGPEKVIARVNADLDFSQKTIRKELYDNESPVVRSETTSEETTAGAANLAGGEPDANFRGDGFTGTRTTQDSSRASRTTNFEINKQEENIIAPVGELQRLTVAVIVDGTWQTNEETGESVYVPRSAEEIERIKTLISSAVGFDEARGDTIEVSNISFGEPALTDADSIMRTMLEYAQRLGKPFLNGLLIFLFLILVVRPVIMALIRPRVAEQEIEEMAGLPGAERLALEEDEVDEEAMDMSRRLENARNHAVQLSDDNMDQAVHLLKTWLTQEEGAQ, from the coding sequence ATGCCTCCGTTTATTGCTGAATACTGGGCCAAAATGAGCGGCTTCTGGTCCGACCGCACCATGTCACAGCGAATCCTCATTGCCGGTCTCGCCGTGTCCGTGATCCTCGCCTTCGGTCTCATGATCTTTTGGATGAACAAGCCTGATTACAAGATTCTGATGACCAACCTGTACCCCGAAGACGCCAATCGCATAGTGAGCATGCTTCAGGCAGCCAAAGAAGATTATGTACTCGAAGACAACGGCCGTACCATCAAGGTACCTGCCGATCGCGTCTACGAACTGCGCCTCCAGGTTGCTGGCGAAGGTGGCCTTCATGGTGAAGGTATCGGTTTTGAAATTTTTGACGAAGTTCAAATCGGACAGACTGACTTCATTCAGCACATCAACTATCAGCGCGCCCTTCAGGGTGAACTCGCCCGTACCATCACGGAATTCCCGCAGGTCGAAAAGACCCGCGTTCATCTGGTTATCCCTCAGAGATCCCTCTTCATTGAAGACCAGATGCCTCCGTCCGCATCCATCATCCTCCAGCTCAAGGATGAAGGCAAAATGGCAGCAAACGAGGTGCAAGGCATCGTGAATCTCGTTTCCATGGCCGTGGAAGGATTGGACCCCAAGAATATTACTGTTACCGACATGAAGGGCCGCCCGCTCTATACTCCCGAAGACGACAGCACTGGTCTGGCCCTGTCTAACACTCAGCTTGAATATAAGGCTGAGATGGAACGTACGACCCAGCGTCGCATTATGGAACTCCTCGGCCCCGTCGTTGGTCCGGAAAAGGTCATCGCCCGCGTCAATGCGGACCTCGATTTCTCCCAAAAGACCATCCGCAAGGAATTATACGACAATGAAAGCCCGGTGGTCCGCTCTGAGACCACCAGTGAAGAAACCACTGCTGGCGCAGCCAACCTGGCTGGCGGCGAACCTGACGCCAACTTCCGTGGCGACGGTTTCACCGGCACTCGTACGACTCAGGATTCCAGCCGTGCCAGCCGTACCACCAACTTTGAAATCAACAAACAAGAAGAAAACATCATTGCCCCTGTTGGGGAGTTGCAACGCCTGACCGTCGCGGTTATCGTGGACGGCACGTGGCAGACCAATGAAGAGACGGGCGAATCCGTGTACGTTCCCCGCTCTGCTGAGGAAATCGAACGCATCAAGACCCTGATCTCCAGCGCAGTCGGCTTTGACGAAGCTCGTGGCGACACCATTGAAGTGTCCAACATCTCCTTCGGCGAACCGGCACTGACCGATGCGGACTCCATCATGCGCACCATGCTTGAATACGCGCAGCGACTGGGTAAGCCGTTCCTCAACGGCCTCCTGATCTTCCTCTTCCTTATCCTGGTCGTCCGCCCGGTGATCATGGCCCTGATCCGGCCTCGCGTCGCTGAGCAGGAGATTGAGGAAATGGCCGGTCTGCCCGGTGCCGAGCGCCTCGCCCTCGAAGAGGATGAGGTGGACGAGGAAGCCATGGATATGTCCAGGCGCCTCGAGAACGCGAGAAACCACGCAGTGCAACTGTCCGACGACAACATGGATCAGGCAGTACATCTGCTCAAGACCTGGCTCACCCAGGAAGAAGGTGCGCAATAA
- the fliE gene encoding flagellar hook-basal body complex protein FliE, protein MVVKSVAINAYQNAMLQRRKSVDDKVTKSLVKPQAPVKDFKDTFTDSLKTVNDMQAEKKQMIEEFASGKKQNIHELMISMQKAGLAVQMTGAVRSKLMQSYQEIMRMPF, encoded by the coding sequence ATGGTCGTCAAAAGCGTCGCCATCAACGCATACCAGAATGCCATGCTCCAACGCCGCAAGTCGGTGGACGACAAGGTCACCAAGTCCCTCGTCAAGCCACAGGCTCCGGTCAAGGACTTCAAGGACACCTTCACTGATTCCCTTAAGACTGTGAATGATATGCAGGCCGAGAAGAAGCAGATGATCGAAGAATTCGCCTCGGGCAAGAAGCAAAACATTCACGAACTGATGATATCCATGCAGAAAGCAGGTCTCGCCGTACAGATGACAGGCGCAGTCCGATCCAAGCTGATGCAGTCCTATCAGGAAATCATGCGCATGCCCTTCTAG
- the flgC gene encoding flagellar basal body rod protein FlgC has protein sequence MDFMTALDIGASGLKAQRANLNVISMNMANMRTTKTMEGGPYRRKSVSFEATPVYSPFDTAMRDKLNQNLQGVKVLGVTADERPFKQVYDPHHPDANDQGYVFYPDINVVEEMTNMMNATRGYESNVQTITAVKQMFQRALQIGQG, from the coding sequence ATGGATTTCATGACTGCACTCGACATTGGTGCCTCAGGTCTGAAAGCCCAGCGCGCCAATCTGAACGTAATTTCCATGAACATGGCCAATATGCGGACCACCAAGACTATGGAAGGCGGTCCCTACCGCCGCAAGTCCGTCTCATTCGAGGCGACTCCGGTCTATTCTCCGTTCGATACAGCCATGCGCGACAAACTCAACCAGAACCTGCAGGGCGTGAAAGTGCTCGGCGTTACTGCCGACGAACGCCCCTTCAAGCAGGTCTACGATCCGCACCACCCCGATGCCAATGACCAGGGGTACGTGTTCTATCCGGACATCAATGTAGTCGAAGAAATGACCAACATGATGAATGCCACCCGTGGATACGAGTCCAACGTGCAGACCATCACCGCCGTGAAGCAGATGTTCCAGCGAGCACTGCAAATCGGACAGGGTTAA
- the flgB gene encoding flagellar basal body rod protein FlgB gives MKGIFGSHIHLTAKVMDMRLDRQNLVMGNIANVNTPDYKAQRLEFEGKLQSALNQDAHGKMTRTSQDHMPSAFSANGFQGDDLQDFKPRHIYGEDRVDLDKEMTSLAKNGMMYNALATVIRKNFQGLQRVIQDGAK, from the coding sequence ATGAAGGGAATTTTCGGAAGCCACATACATTTGACGGCAAAGGTCATGGACATGCGGCTCGATCGTCAAAATCTTGTCATGGGCAACATCGCAAACGTGAATACACCCGATTACAAAGCCCAACGTCTTGAGTTCGAAGGAAAGCTGCAAAGTGCACTCAACCAGGATGCACACGGCAAAATGACCCGTACTTCACAGGATCATATGCCTTCAGCATTCAGCGCTAACGGATTCCAAGGCGATGACCTGCAAGATTTCAAGCCGCGTCATATTTACGGTGAAGACCGGGTAGACCTGGACAAGGAAATGACCTCCCTGGCGAAAAATGGGATGATGTACAACGCCTTGGCCACTGTTATCCGCAAGAACTTTCAAGGCCTGCAAAGGGTCATACAAGACGGAGCTAAGTAA